The following is a genomic window from Amycolatopsis sp. BJA-103.
GCGCCGGCGTCGAGGGCCTGTACCTTGTCGGCCGAGTCGCCGCGCGCGGACAGCACGATGATCGGCACCGTCGTCCAGCCGCGGAGCCCGGCGATCACTTCGGTACCGTCGAGATCGGGCAGGCCGAGGTCGAGCACGACGACGTCGGGTTTGGTCTCGGCGACGGCCTTCAGCGCGGCCGTCCCGTCGTGCGCGGTGATCACCTTGTAGCCGCGGGCCGACAGGTTGATCCGCAGGGCTCGCACGATCTGTGGTTCGTCGTCGACGACCAGAACGGTCGCCGACGCGGTTTCTGCGTTCATCGCACCCGTTCCCCCTCTTCGTTGTCGAGAGCCTCGTCGTCGAAAGCGAGGAGGTTCTTTTCGGGATCCTGACCAACATATGCGGGCAGCGAGATGACGACGGTGAGCCCGCCGCCGGGCGTGTCCTCCGCCCGGATCCGCCCGCCCATCGCCTCGGTGAACCCCTTGGCGACCGACAGCCCCAGTCCCACGCCGGGCACGTTGTCCCGGTCTCCCCCGAGCCGTTGGAAGGGCGCGAAAGCCGAGTCCGCGGTGCCCTTCTTGAGCCCCTTGCCGTGGTCGATGATGCGCAGTTCGACGTGCTCCGAATGCGTGCTGGCGCGCGCGGCCACCGGCTCGCCGGAGACGCCGTGCCGCAGCGCGTTGTCGATCACGTTCGCCACCACCCGTTCCAGCAGTCCGGGATCGGCGCAGACCGACGGCAGCCGCGCGTCGATCGCGACCACCACCGAATCCGAGTTGTCCACATTGGACAGGGCGTGCGAGACGACCTCGTCGAAGCCGACCGGGCGCAGATGCGGGCGGACCGCGCCGGTCGCCAGCCGGGAGGAGTCGAGCAGGTTGTCGATCAGCCCGGCGAGCCGGTCCGCCGACTCCTCGATCGCTTCCAGCAGTTCGTCCGTGTCCTCTTCGGACAGTGAGATGTCGGTCGCGCGCAGGCTGCCGATGGACGCCTTGATCGACGTCAGCGGCGTGCGGAGGTCGTGTCCCACGGCCGACAGCAACGCCGTGCGCAGTTCGGTCGCCTCGGCCTTGCGTTCGGCGCGGACGGCCGCCTTCGCCGTCCGCTGCTGCCGCAGCGCGAGCAACGCCTGCCCGGCGACGGCTTCCAGCACTCCCCGGTCCGAAGCGGGCAGCGCGCGTCCCCGCAGCGTCAGGTGGACGTCGGCGGTGACCGCGATGTCGGCGTCGGCCTGATCCGGGTCGGCGCAGGGATCCGTGCCGGCGCTCGCCACCCGTTTCCACTTCCCGTCCCGCTTTTCCAGCAGGGTCACCGAAGTCATCCCGAAGTTCTCGCGGACCTTCTCCAGCAGCCGCTCGATCGGGTTGGTGTGGGTGAGCACGGTGCGCGCGTACGAGGCGAGCAGCGCCGCCTCGGTCCGCGCCCGCGCGGCCTGGGTGGCCCGCCTCGCGGCGGTGTCGACGACGGCCGCGACGAGGATCGCCACCAGCACCATCGCGACCAGGGTGATCACGTTGCGCGGTTCGTGGACGGTCAGGTTGTACAGCGGCGGCGTGAAGAAGAAGTTCAGCAGCCCGGCCGAGAGCACCGCCGCGAGCAGCGCGGGCCCGAGCCCGCCCACCAGCGCGACCAGCACCGTCGCGAGCACGTAGTCGACCACGTCGGTGGAGAAGTCCAGCTGGTCCCGCAGCAGCACCCCGAGCAGGGTCGCCAGCGCCGGGAGCACCAGCGCGAGCGCCCAGCCCGACAGCCGCCGCGACGGCGTCAGCGGGCTCCGGGCGAACCGGGCGCGCAGCCGTCCGCCCGCCTGGGCGTGCGTGACCATGTGGACGTCGATCGGGCCGGACCGCTGGACCACGGCCGCGCCGATGCCCTCGTCGAACAGCCTCGCCACCCGCGAACGCCGCGAGGTCCCGACGACCAGCTGGGTCGCGTTCACCCCCTGCGCGAAGTCGAGCAGCGCCGTCGGCACGTCGTCGCCGACGACGGTGTGGAAGGTCGCGCCGACCTCTTCGGTCAGCTTCCGGTACTTGCCGACCGCCGTCGGCCCCATCCCGGCCAGCCCGTCCCCCCGCAGGATGTGCAGCACCTGCAGTTCGGCGCCCGCGCGGTTCGCGATCCGGCTCGCGCGGCGGATCAGCGTCTCGCTCTCCGGGCCGCCGGTGATGGACACGACCACCCGTTCGCGTGCTTCCCACGTGTCGGTGATCTTCTGCTCGGCCCGGTACCGCTGGAGGGCGACGTCGACCTGGTCGGCGACCCACAGCAGCGCGAGCTCCCGCAGCGCGGTGAGGTTGCCGGGGCGGAAGTAGTTGCCCAGCGCCGCGTCGATCCGCTCGGCGGGGTAGACGTTGCCGTGCGCGAGGCGCCGCCGCAGCGCCTCGGGCGTGATGTCGACCAGCTCCAGCTGCTCGGCCCGCCGCACGACCTCGTCGGGCACCGTCTCCTGCTGGGTGACGCCGGTGATCCGCTCGACGACGTCGTTGAGGCTCTGCAGGTGCTGGACGTTCACCGTGGAGAGGACGTCGATCCCGGCGGCGAGCAGTTCGTCGATGTCCTGCCAGCGCTTCTCGTTGCGCGAACCCGGCACGTTGGTGTGCGCGAGTTCGTCCACGACGGCGACCTCGGGCGCGCGGGCGAGCAGCGCGTCGAGGTCCATCTCCTCGAACTCGTGGTCCCGGTGCTCGGACCGGCGGCGAGGCATGGTCTCGAGCCCCTCGACGAGCTCCGCGGTCTTCTTGCGCCCGTGGGTCTCGACCAGGCCGACGACCACGTCGGTGCCCCGGTCGAGGCGGCGTCGCGCCTCGCCGAGCATCGCGAAGGTCTTGCCGACGCCCGGGGCGGCGCCGAGGTAGATCCTCAGCTCGCCCCGGCGCGGCTTGGTCGTGTTCTCGTCCACGTCTGTCAGTGTGCTCCTCCGGCCGCGTCGCGCACGGCCAAGTTGACCTTCAGCACAGTGACCCCCGGCGCACCGATCCCGGCGCCGCCCGTGTTCTCCGCCACGAGCTGCCGGACCTTCTCCTCGGAGAGGCCGGTGTTCCGCGCCACACGGGCGACCTGCAGGTCCGCGTAGGCGACGCTGATCGCCGGATCCATCCCCGATCCCGACGTCGTCACCGCGTCGGCGGGCACCTGCGACTCCTGGACCCCCTCGCGGGCGGCGATGAGCTTCTTGCGTTCCCCGATCGCGGCGACCAGGTCCTCGTTGTACGGGCCCTTGTTCGACGCGCCGGACGACGACGGGTCGCCGGGGCCGAGGGCGTCCTTCGAGCCCGCGGACGGCCGGTTGTGGAACCAGGGGTCCTTGGCCGGGTCGGCCGCGACCGGGTCGACGCCGATCAGGGACGAGCCGACGGCCTGCCCGTTCTGGGTGATGATCGAGCCTTCGGCGTTGCCTTGGAGGCCGGGGATCCGGGAGACCGCCCACACTCCCAACGGGTAGACGACGCCCAGCAGGACCGTGAAGACGAGCAGGACACGCAGCCCGGCGAGGGTCTGCTTCAACAGTGCGTTCATGGGATTACCCGATTCCAGGGATGAGACGGACGAGCAGGTCGATCAGCCAGATCCCGAGGAACGGGCTGACGATGCCGCCGAGGCCGTAGACCAGCAGGTTCCGGCGCAGCAGCGCCGAAGCCGAGGACGGCTTGTACCGGACGCCGCGCAGGGCGAGCGGGATCAGCCCGACGATGATCAGGGCGTTGAAGATGACCGCCGACAGGATCGCCGACTTCGGCGTCGCCAGGTTCATGATGTTGAGCGCGCCGAGCTGGGCGAAGATGCCGGTGAACATCGCGGGCAGGATGGCGAAGTACTTCGCGAGGTCGTTGGCGACGCTGAACGTGGTCAGCGCGCCGCGGGTGATCAGCAGCTGCTTGCCGATCTCCACGATCTCGATCAGCTTCGTCGGGTCGGAGTCGAGGTCCACCATGTTCCCCGCCTCCTTGGCGGCGGAGGTCCCGGTGTTCATCGCGACGCCGACGTCGGACTGCGCCAGCGCGGGGGCGTCGTTGGTGCCGTCGCCGGTCATCGCGACCAGCCGCCCGCCCTCCTGCTCCTTCTTGATCAGCGCCATCTTGTCTTCGGGCTTGGCCTCGGCGAGGTAGTCGTCGACACCCGCGTCCTGCGCGATGGCCTTGGCGGTCAGCGGGTTGTCCCCGGTGATCATCACGGTCTTGATGCCCATCGCGCGGAGCTGGACGAACCGCTCCTTCATCCCGGGTTTGACCACATCGGACAGCCGGATCACGCCGCGCACGAACGCTTTCGCGCCGTCGTACTCCGCGACCACCAGCGGGGTCCCGCCCTGCTGGCTGATCTCGTCGACGACCCGTTCGGTCTCGTCCGGCATGTCACCGCCGCGTTCGCGGACCCACGCCCGGACGGAGGCGGTGGCCCCCTTGCGGACCTGACGCTCACCGATGTCGATACCGCTCATCCGCGTCTGCGCGGTGAACTCGACGAAGTCCGCGAGCTTCTCGTCGTCGGACGCCGTCTCCGGGAGCCCGTGCTCCCTCGCGACGAGTTCGACGATGCTGCGGCCCTCCGGCGTGCCGTCGGCGAGGCTGGACAGCCTCGCCGCTTTGGCGATGTCGTCCGGAGTGGACGTTCCGACCGGGACCAGCTCGGTGGCCTTGCGGTTGCCGAAGGTGATCGTGCCGGTCTTGTCCAGCAGCAGCGTCGAGACGTCACCTGCGGCCTCGACCGCGCGGCCGCTCGTCGCGAGCACGTTGCGCTGCACCAGCCTGTCCATCCCGGCGATGCCGATCGCGGACAGCAGTGCGCCGATCGTGGTCGGGATCAGGCAGACCAGCAACGCGGTCAGGACGATCACGGACTGCTGGCTGCCGGAGTAGCCCGCCATCGGCTGCAGCGCCACGACGGCGAGCAGGAAGATGATCGTGAGCGTCGAGAGCAAGATCGTCAGCGCGATCTCATTCGGCGTCTTCTGCCGGGAAGCGCCTTCCACCAAGGCGATCATGCGGTCCACAAAGGACTCGCCGGGTTTGGTGGTGATCTTCACGACGACGCGGTCCGAGAGCACCGTGGTGCCGCCGGTGACCGCGCACCGGTCGCCGCCCGATTCGCGGATGACCGGGGCCGATTCGCCGGTGATGGCCGATTCGTCGACGGTCGCGATGCCCTCGACGACGTCGCCGTCACCCGGGATGACCTGACCGGCCTCGACGACCACGAGGTCGCCGACGCGCAGGTCGGCACCCGGCACGTTCTCCTCGTCGCCGTCCTCGGTGAGGCGGCGCGCGATGGTCTCCTTCTTGCTGCGCCGCAGGGTTTCCGCCTGCGCCTTGCCCCGGCCCTCCGCGACGGCCTCGGCGAGGTTCGCGAACAGGACGGTGAACCACAGCCAGATCGTGATGAGGATGGTGAACACGCTCGGGTCGGTGACGGCGAAGACCGTCGTCAGCGCCGAGCCGATCCACACCACGAACATGACCGGGTTGGCCAGCTGGTGCTTGGGGTTCAGCTTGCGCAGCGCCTCCGGGAGGGAGGTCGGCAGCTGGCGGGGACTGAAGATCCCGACACCGACCCGGCCGGTGTTCTCCACCTGGTGCTGCGACAGTTCTTCAGGGGTTCGTTCTCGAGTGACGGTCATGCGAGTGCCTCTGCGATGGGCCCGAGCGCGAGCGCCGGGATGAAGGTGAGGGCCGCGACGAGCACGATCGTGCCCGCGAGCATCGTGCCGAAGAGCGGTCCGGTGGTGGGCAGCGTGCCCGCGGTCTCCGGGACCTTCCGTTGCGAGGCAAGGGATCCGGCCAGGCACAGCACGGCGATGATCGGGATGAACCGGCCGAGCAGCATCGCCACCGACAGCGAGGACTGGAACCAGTCGTTCGTCACGGTGAGCCCGCCGAACGCGCTGCCGTTGTTGTTGCCCGCCGAGGCGTAGGCGTAAAGGACCTCGGAGAGGCCGTGCGCGCCCGAGTTCGTCATGGCGGCCGGGGTGTCGGCCAGCGTGAGCGCGATACCGGAGCCGAGCAGGACCACGGTCGGCATCGCCAGCATGGCGACGGCCGCGCAGGTGACCTCGCGCTTGCCGAGCTTCTTGCCCAGGTACTCCGGGGTCCGGCCGACCATCAGCCCGGCGAGGAACATCGCGATCACGGCCATCACCAGGATGCCGTAAAGACCGGTGCCCACCCCACCCGGCGAGATCTCGCCCAGCAGCATGTTGAGCAGGACCCCACCGCCGCCGAGCCCGCTGTAGCTGTCGTGCGCCCCGTTGACCGCGCCGGTCGACGTTCCGGTGGTCGCGGTGGCGAACAGCGAGCTCAGGCCGATGCCGAACCGCTGTTCCTTGCCTTCCAGGTTCGCCCCGGCGGCCAAGGACGCGGGACCGCTCGCGTGGGCTTCGGACAGCCAGGTCACCGTGAGCATCGCGGTGAACAGCGTGGCCATCACCGAGAGCAGGACGTAGCCCTGTTTGGTGTTGCCGACGAGCTTGCCGAACGTCCGGGTCAGCGAGACCGGGATGACCAGGATCAGGAAGATCTCGATCAGGTTGGTCCAGGCGTTGGGGTTCTCGAACGGGTGGGCGGAGTTGGCGTTGAAGATGCCGCCGCCGTTGGTGCCGAGTTCCTTGATGGCTTCCTGACTCGCGGCGGGCGCCAAGGCGATCTTGCTGGTGCTACCGTCGGGATTGAGGACGTCGACACCGCTCTTGAGGCTCTGGACGACGCCGAGCGCGATCAGTGCGATCGCGGCCACGAACGCGATCGGCAGCAGGATCCGGATCGTGCCGCGGGTCAGGTCCACCCAGAAGTTGCCGAGGCGGTCGGTCTTCGCGCGGACGAACCCGCGGACGACCGCGACGGCGACCGAAAGGCCCACGGCGGCGGACAGGAAGTTCTGCACGGTCAGCCCGGCCATCTGGACGAAGTGACCCATGGTCGCTTCGGGGCTGTAGGACTGCCAGTTCGTGTTGGTCACGAAGCTGACGGCGGTGTTGAAGGCGACCGCCGGCGAGACCGGTTCCTTGCCGAGGCTCCACGGCAGGATCGACTGCAACCGCTGAAGCAGGTACAGGAAGACGACGGAGACGAACGAGAAGCCGATCACGGCCGACGCGTAGGTCTTCCAGTGCTGTTCCGATCCGGGGTTCACCCGGAACAGGCGGTACAGGCCGCGTTCGGCCTTGGTGTGCTTCTCGATCGAAGACACAGTGAAGACGCGCGCCATGTAATCGCCGAGTGGCCGGTAGACCACCGCGAGCGCGACGAGGAGGAGGCCGGCCTGCAAGAGGCCGGCCATGACGTCTGACATCAGAATTTCTCCGGCCTGACCAGTGCGATGAACAAATAGACGATCAGCCCCAGCGCCAGCAGTCCGCCGACGACGTTGGCCACGGTTCCCGTGCCGGTCACAGCTTCTCCAGACCGCGCAGGGTCAGAGCGAGAACCACGAATACGCCGATCAGGAGCACGGCGTAGAGCAAGTCGGCCACTAGGCACCTCTCAGGACAGGTCACCCCATCGGTGACCAGGACCTCGCAACAGTGCGCTGGTTACGGGCCTTCGAGACCTCTGCCTGACGGCCTCTTGATGCCCCGATCGGGTGCCTTTACGACTTCTTGATGCCCGGTGACCTGTCCCACAGACGGTGACGCACTGCGGACGGAGCGTGCAATTCGGGCAGACAAGCCGGTCGATGCGTGTTACACCAGTGTTACGGATAGTTGTATGTGCTAACTAATCACCAGGAGGTAGCGATGTGCGGAATCGCAGGGTGGGTCTCCTTCGACACGGATCTGACTCAGCGCCGGGAGGTCGTCGACGCGATGACCGAGACCATGGCGTGCCGTGGTCCTGACGACTCGGGCACCTGGGTCCGGCCGAACGTGGCGCTGGGCCACCGCCGTCTCGCGATCATCGATCTGCCGGGCGGCAGGCAGCCGATGGCCGAAGCCGGACTGGCCGCCATGGTCTACAGCGGCGAGGCGTACAACTTCACCGAGCTCCGCCAGGAACTTTCCCAGCGGGGCCACAAATTCGAGACCGACAGCGACACCGAGGTCGTGCTCCACGGCTACCTGGAGTGGGGCGACGAGGTCGTCGATCACCTCAACGGCATGTACGCCTTCGCGATCTGGGACGAGCGCGACGAGAAGCTCGTGATGATCCGCGACCGCATGGGCATCAAGCCGTTCTACTACTACCCGACCTCGGACGGCGTCCTGTTCGGCTCCGAGCCGAAGGCGATCCTCGCCAACCCCTTGGCGCGCAAGGTGGTCGACACCGACGGCGTGCGCGAACTGATGTCCATGACCAAGACGCCGGGCTGGTCGCTGTGGAAGGGCATGCACGAGGTCGGGCCGGGCACGATCGTCACCGTCGACCGTTCCGGGATCCGCACGCGGACGTACTGGAAGCTCGACGCGAAGCAGCACACGGACGACCAGGAGACCACGGTCGAGCGGGTCCGCGAGCTGATGACCGACATCGTCCACCGCCAGCTGATCGCGGACGTGCCCCGCTGCGTCCTGTTGTCCGGCGGGCTCGACTCCAGCGCCGTCACCGGTCTCGCGGCGGCGCGGCTGGCCGAGCAGGGCGAGCGGCTGCGCACGTTCTCGGTCGACTTCCAGGGCCAGGAGGAGAACTTCCAGCCGGACGAGGTGCGGGACACCCCGGACTCGCCGTTCATCCGCGACGTCGCGGACCTGGTCGGCTCCGAGCACCAGGACGTCATC
Proteins encoded in this region:
- a CDS encoding sensor histidine kinase translates to MDENTTKPRRGELRIYLGAAPGVGKTFAMLGEARRRLDRGTDVVVGLVETHGRKKTAELVEGLETMPRRRSEHRDHEFEEMDLDALLARAPEVAVVDELAHTNVPGSRNEKRWQDIDELLAAGIDVLSTVNVQHLQSLNDVVERITGVTQQETVPDEVVRRAEQLELVDITPEALRRRLAHGNVYPAERIDAALGNYFRPGNLTALRELALLWVADQVDVALQRYRAEQKITDTWEARERVVVSITGGPESETLIRRASRIANRAGAELQVLHILRGDGLAGMGPTAVGKYRKLTEEVGATFHTVVGDDVPTALLDFAQGVNATQLVVGTSRRSRVARLFDEGIGAAVVQRSGPIDVHMVTHAQAGGRLRARFARSPLTPSRRLSGWALALVLPALATLLGVLLRDQLDFSTDVVDYVLATVLVALVGGLGPALLAAVLSAGLLNFFFTPPLYNLTVHEPRNVITLVAMVLVAILVAAVVDTAARRATQAARARTEAALLASYARTVLTHTNPIERLLEKVRENFGMTSVTLLEKRDGKWKRVASAGTDPCADPDQADADIAVTADVHLTLRGRALPASDRGVLEAVAGQALLALRQQRTAKAAVRAERKAEATELRTALLSAVGHDLRTPLTSIKASIGSLRATDISLSEEDTDELLEAIEESADRLAGLIDNLLDSSRLATGAVRPHLRPVGFDEVVSHALSNVDNSDSVVVAIDARLPSVCADPGLLERVVANVIDNALRHGVSGEPVAARASTHSEHVELRIIDHGKGLKKGTADSAFAPFQRLGGDRDNVPGVGLGLSVAKGFTEAMGGRIRAEDTPGGGLTVVISLPAYVGQDPEKNLLAFDDEALDNEEGERVR
- a CDS encoding potassium-transporting ATPase subunit C — protein: MNALLKQTLAGLRVLLVFTVLLGVVYPLGVWAVSRIPGLQGNAEGSIITQNGQAVGSSLIGVDPVAADPAKDPWFHNRPSAGSKDALGPGDPSSSGASNKGPYNEDLVAAIGERKKLIAAREGVQESQVPADAVTTSGSGMDPAISVAYADLQVARVARNTGLSEEKVRQLVAENTGGAGIGAPGVTVLKVNLAVRDAAGGAH
- the kdpB gene encoding potassium-transporting ATPase subunit KdpB, which produces MTVTRERTPEELSQHQVENTGRVGVGIFSPRQLPTSLPEALRKLNPKHQLANPVMFVVWIGSALTTVFAVTDPSVFTILITIWLWFTVLFANLAEAVAEGRGKAQAETLRRSKKETIARRLTEDGDEENVPGADLRVGDLVVVEAGQVIPGDGDVVEGIATVDESAITGESAPVIRESGGDRCAVTGGTTVLSDRVVVKITTKPGESFVDRMIALVEGASRQKTPNEIALTILLSTLTIIFLLAVVALQPMAGYSGSQQSVIVLTALLVCLIPTTIGALLSAIGIAGMDRLVQRNVLATSGRAVEAAGDVSTLLLDKTGTITFGNRKATELVPVGTSTPDDIAKAARLSSLADGTPEGRSIVELVAREHGLPETASDDEKLADFVEFTAQTRMSGIDIGERQVRKGATASVRAWVRERGGDMPDETERVVDEISQQGGTPLVVAEYDGAKAFVRGVIRLSDVVKPGMKERFVQLRAMGIKTVMITGDNPLTAKAIAQDAGVDDYLAEAKPEDKMALIKKEQEGGRLVAMTGDGTNDAPALAQSDVGVAMNTGTSAAKEAGNMVDLDSDPTKLIEIVEIGKQLLITRGALTTFSVANDLAKYFAILPAMFTGIFAQLGALNIMNLATPKSAILSAVIFNALIIVGLIPLALRGVRYKPSSASALLRRNLLVYGLGGIVSPFLGIWLIDLLVRLIPGIG
- the kdpA gene encoding potassium-transporting ATPase subunit KdpA, with translation MSDVMAGLLQAGLLLVALAVVYRPLGDYMARVFTVSSIEKHTKAERGLYRLFRVNPGSEQHWKTYASAVIGFSFVSVVFLYLLQRLQSILPWSLGKEPVSPAVAFNTAVSFVTNTNWQSYSPEATMGHFVQMAGLTVQNFLSAAVGLSVAVAVVRGFVRAKTDRLGNFWVDLTRGTIRILLPIAFVAAIALIALGVVQSLKSGVDVLNPDGSTSKIALAPAASQEAIKELGTNGGGIFNANSAHPFENPNAWTNLIEIFLILVIPVSLTRTFGKLVGNTKQGYVLLSVMATLFTAMLTVTWLSEAHASGPASLAAGANLEGKEQRFGIGLSSLFATATTGTSTGAVNGAHDSYSGLGGGGVLLNMLLGEISPGGVGTGLYGILVMAVIAMFLAGLMVGRTPEYLGKKLGKREVTCAAVAMLAMPTVVLLGSGIALTLADTPAAMTNSGAHGLSEVLYAYASAGNNNGSAFGGLTVTNDWFQSSLSVAMLLGRFIPIIAVLCLAGSLASQRKVPETAGTLPTTGPLFGTMLAGTIVLVAALTFIPALALGPIAEALA
- the kdpF gene encoding K(+)-transporting ATPase subunit F, producing the protein MTGTGTVANVVGGLLALGLIVYLFIALVRPEKF
- the asnB gene encoding asparagine synthase (glutamine-hydrolyzing), which translates into the protein MCGIAGWVSFDTDLTQRREVVDAMTETMACRGPDDSGTWVRPNVALGHRRLAIIDLPGGRQPMAEAGLAAMVYSGEAYNFTELRQELSQRGHKFETDSDTEVVLHGYLEWGDEVVDHLNGMYAFAIWDERDEKLVMIRDRMGIKPFYYYPTSDGVLFGSEPKAILANPLARKVVDTDGVRELMSMTKTPGWSLWKGMHEVGPGTIVTVDRSGIRTRTYWKLDAKQHTDDQETTVERVRELMTDIVHRQLIADVPRCVLLSGGLDSSAVTGLAAARLAEQGERLRTFSVDFQGQEENFQPDEVRDTPDSPFIRDVADLVGSEHQDVILNPAELSDPEIRRKVLTARDIPAGLGDMDTSLYLLFKAIRAESTVALSGESADEVFGGYRWFHDEAAVNSGTFPWLAFRMGLTSERGALLREDVRTKLDLPGYIADQYSTAVAQVEHLDGESEQDRKMRTVCNLHLSRFVRMLLDRKDRASMAVGLEVRVPFCDHRLVEYVYNTPWSLKTFDGREKSLLRHATKHVLPASVRDRVKSPYPSTQDPGYAAALQQQAKEALTERDNPVFSLVDRDWLHRVSEVDPATMSSAQRSGIDRALDLYHWFDLYQPELQLD